One part of the Musa acuminata AAA Group cultivar baxijiao chromosome BXJ1-5, Cavendish_Baxijiao_AAA, whole genome shotgun sequence genome encodes these proteins:
- the LOC135674102 gene encoding uncharacterized protein LOC135674102 isoform X2, with product MGSAREAKVQRREESKPNPCPTRWAAVGTVEAPEAGPSAVTVDGAGEDQCLRRSDALSREEVLRRRSRRVRQLARCYRRQYWALMEEVRVKHRNYYWEYGVCPFEVDDGGGADGRGRGADGNKENGRAGARDGEGGGGKGGERKRCAFAGCKSKAMPMTRFCHPHILADREQTLYKACSYVTKRLVMGARYEDRWSWI from the exons ATGGGCTCCGCGAGAGAGGCCAAAGTGCAGAGGAGGGAGGAGTCAAAGCCTAACCCTTGCCCGACCCGTTGGGCGGCCGTCGGCACGGTGGAGGCGCCGGAAGCTGGCCCCTCCGCCGTCACCGTCGACGGCGCCGGCGAGGACCAGTGCCTCCGCCGATCGGACGCGCTCTCCCGGGAGGAAGTCCTCCGCCGCCGCTCCCGCCGGGTGAGGCAGCTCGCTCGGTGCTACCGTCGACAGTACTGGGCCCTGATGGAGGAGGTCCGGGTGAAGCATCGAAACTACTACTGGGAGTACGGGGTCTGCCCCTTCGAGGTGGACGATGGCGGTGGTGCTGATGGGAGGGGGCGGGGGGCGGACGGGAACAAGGAGAACGGGAGGGCGGGGGCCCGGGATGGGGAGGGTGGTGGAGGGAAGGGGGGGGAGAGGAAGCGGTGCGCGTTTGCAGGGTGTAAGTCTAAGGCGATGCCCATGACGAGGTTTTGCCATCCACACATATTGGCGGACAGGGAGCAGACGCTATACAAGGCGTGCAGTTATGTGACAAAGAG GCTTGTCATGGGAGCAAGATATGAAGATAGATGGTCTTGGATATAA
- the LOC135674102 gene encoding uncharacterized protein LOC135674102 isoform X1: MGSAREAKVQRREESKPNPCPTRWAAVGTVEAPEAGPSAVTVDGAGEDQCLRRSDALSREEVLRRRSRRVRQLARCYRRQYWALMEEVRVKHRNYYWEYGVCPFEVDDGGGADGRGRGADGNKENGRAGARDGEGGGGKGGERKRCAFAGCKSKAMPMTRFCHPHILADREQTLYKACSYVTKSCGQSGPVTCGKPVLRATVPSLCHVHSQKAQRSILQALKRAGLNLVSSSRPAPKFSVLLAECVNQIQARRKELDAAMNDVDYIDEEVC; encoded by the exons ATGGGCTCCGCGAGAGAGGCCAAAGTGCAGAGGAGGGAGGAGTCAAAGCCTAACCCTTGCCCGACCCGTTGGGCGGCCGTCGGCACGGTGGAGGCGCCGGAAGCTGGCCCCTCCGCCGTCACCGTCGACGGCGCCGGCGAGGACCAGTGCCTCCGCCGATCGGACGCGCTCTCCCGGGAGGAAGTCCTCCGCCGCCGCTCCCGCCGGGTGAGGCAGCTCGCTCGGTGCTACCGTCGACAGTACTGGGCCCTGATGGAGGAGGTCCGGGTGAAGCATCGAAACTACTACTGGGAGTACGGGGTCTGCCCCTTCGAGGTGGACGATGGCGGTGGTGCTGATGGGAGGGGGCGGGGGGCGGACGGGAACAAGGAGAACGGGAGGGCGGGGGCCCGGGATGGGGAGGGTGGTGGAGGGAAGGGGGGGGAGAGGAAGCGGTGCGCGTTTGCAGGGTGTAAGTCTAAGGCGATGCCCATGACGAGGTTTTGCCATCCACACATATTGGCGGACAGGGAGCAGACGCTATACAAGGCGTGCAGTTATGTGACAAAGAG CTGTGGGCAAAGTGGTCCAGTTACATGTGGGAAGCCAGTTTTGAGAGCAACTGTACCTTCTCTCTGCCATGTCCACTCTCAGAAGGCGCAAAGAAGCATTTTGCAAGCCTTGAAAAGAGCTGGACTGAATTTAGTCTCTTCCAGCAGGCCTGCCCCTAAATTTAGTGTTTTACTTGCTGAATGTGTTAATCAGATTCAAGCCAGAAGAAAAGAGTTGGATGCGGCTATGAATGATGTTGATTATATTGATGAGGAAGTTTGTTGA